From Candidatus Methylomirabilota bacterium, the proteins below share one genomic window:
- a CDS encoding metalloregulator ArsR/SmtB family transcription factor has protein sequence MRDLGAMQGRKRQRAITAPSSNRSKASPDVCEVAVIHEDKVRALKERLLSGRIVQGVAEIFKVMGDPTRAQIVHTLAQEELCVCDLAAVLGMGVSAVSHHLRVLRNLRLVKFRKDGRIVYYSLDDEHVMSIFTEGLRHVKEP, from the coding sequence GTGCGCGACTTGGGAGCCATGCAAGGAAGAAAAAGACAACGCGCGATCACAGCCCCCTCTTCAAATCGCTCGAAGGCCTCCCCGGACGTCTGCGAAGTTGCAGTCATTCACGAGGACAAGGTTCGAGCGCTGAAGGAACGTCTCCTATCGGGTCGGATAGTCCAAGGAGTCGCAGAGATCTTCAAAGTCATGGGGGATCCCACCCGGGCCCAGATCGTGCATACCTTGGCTCAAGAAGAACTCTGCGTTTGCGACCTGGCGGCCGTTCTCGGGATGGGTGTTTCGGCGGTCTCTCACCACCTCCGCGTGCTCCGAAACCTGCGCCTCGTGAAGTTCCGAAAGGACGGCCGAATTGTCTACTACAGCCTGGACGATGAGCATGTCATGAGCATCTTCACGGAAGGCTTGAGGCATGTAAAGGAGCCATAG
- a CDS encoding multicopper oxidase domain-containing protein, with protein MDEQHHPKEQLSLLSTRLSRRGFLGGLLGLGFLGTTTTALTESRRDYPGQGEPLGTGPSAPAPYPTHPVATPGTHAADLPPPLLVSDPMTFLTAFDYGRVSHLPDGRVRREYTVIALDREIEVASDAFFPAWTYNDAVPGPTLRVIQGDRLRVNFYNGRQPSAHDSLSPHSPALDGWRDSARRTGGVPRL; from the coding sequence ATGGACGAGCAACATCATCCGAAAGAGCAGTTGTCTCTCCTTTCGACAAGGCTGAGCCGCCGCGGGTTCCTGGGGGGACTTCTGGGGTTGGGCTTTCTCGGGACGACAACAACGGCTCTCACCGAGTCACGCCGGGACTATCCGGGACAGGGGGAGCCGCTCGGGACTGGACCCTCTGCGCCGGCACCCTATCCCACCCATCCGGTCGCGACACCCGGGACCCACGCTGCCGATCTTCCCCCACCTCTTCTGGTCTCGGATCCGATGACCTTTCTGACCGCCTTTGACTACGGACGAGTGAGCCATCTCCCCGACGGTCGGGTCCGGCGGGAGTACACCGTTATCGCCCTGGACCGGGAAATCGAGGTGGCGTCGGACGCCTTCTTCCCGGCCTGGACATACAATGACGCCGTCCCCGGCCCGACCCTCCGCGTCATCCAGGGCGACCGCCTGCGCGTCAACTTTTACAACGGCCGACAGCCGTCCGCACACGATTCACTTTCACCGCATTCACCTGCCCTCGACGGATGGCGTG